CTTGTTATGAACAGGTTTGAGTTTTTATAATTGACTTCTAAAAATCCATACTTTCTTGATTAATAATCTTCCAACAAGTAGGAGCTGGCTAGTTTGTTTATAGATACTCTCGGAGTCCCATCTTTTAAATACGAATGCAACAGATTCTTTTTGCTCATAGATAACTGTTACAAAATATTGAAAGCATTGATATGGGATTTTGGGTCGATGAGAACCCGTTATTGTGTTAAGACTATACATTTCGGTAATAGTTGAATGCTATCTTTTACGTGAGGAAGGAGGGGATGTCATAGAATTCTAATTTAGTGCATTGAAATAAGCTAaagcatagttgtcaatagcgatgTAGCGATCGCTATAGCACGCTATGTAGCGTATAGGTATAGTgtcgctattagggttgtagTGATGGATAACGAGAATAGCGAcaccttatttttattttttaaaatataaatagcaattaaatataggtataaaatagctggattttaggttttttgttaaatatacgtGTAAAATAGTacatataccagggtatttttatataatatacatatacaatttttttatttttttttctagtgtatcgctatttataaaatagccgtccgctatttatcgctattcgctatgtagcatataggtaccttatcgctacttgtcgctattcgccattaacaactttGAGCTAAAGATAATTGGGACTCATATTTATTTGTGTAGTTGAGCTGAAGAAGCAGAGCTCATGTTCCTTTCAATTGACCAACAAGACTGATCAGTATATTGCATTCAAGGTATCTTATTGTTATTTCCCTTTCTTTATCGGTATTTGTTTTTTCGAATTTTCGTGAAGTTTCACAAGCTTTTGTTGATGTGCTTAAAGGTTAAAACGACAAACCCCAAGAAATATTGTGTCCGTCCAAACAACGGAATTGTGTTACCAAGATCCGTTTGCAATGTCACAGGTAAGAACTCTTCATAATCTTTTTCCTAATGCCGTACCTCTTTCTGTGTTACTGTTTTCTTatccaaaattacgtttttaaaGGATATTGAAAACTACGCACTTTTAGTTACAATGCAGGCACAAAAAGAGGCACCACCTGACATGCAGTGCAAAGACAAGTTTCTTTTGCAAGCTGTTGCTGCACCCGACGGCGCAACTATTAAGGACATAACTGCTGATATGGTGACTCATTTTTTCATCAAAGTTTTTAACTTTAGTTCATAACAATCTGCAATTAAGcaattctttttttcttttttcttttttctttttttttatgtaGTTCAACAAGGAGGAGAACAAGGTGGTCGAGGAGTTCAAGTTGAGAGTTGTATACATACCTGCTAATCCTCCTTCACCGGTTCCGGAAGAATCTGAAGAAGGTTCTTCTCCGAGGGCTGAACACGGAAGTCAGAATTCTTCAGGGCCTGATGTTGTAAGTTTATGTTGTGGcttctttttaattttatttttttgtgaaTTATTTGTGGTTCTATTAGCTTGAGCGATTATTTGAGTGTATGAATGTTAGGCAACGAGATCTGTGGAGCCCAAGGAGAAACTCTCTAAAGAGGTGAATAAAGTTTTTTTTCTTTCATCTATAAtgaaataatatatttattttattgtaTTGCTTTAAATGTGATACATAAGGGGGTTATGTAACCGCCTAACAGCCCATCACACTCTCACACACTATATCTAATTAGCACTACATAGAAGTGCATATTGCGGTTCTTTCGGTTCTGTACCTGAAATTGGTCCTGAAGTGAAAGTGTCTCTCGTTATTTATCATAGTTATCGATTGCGCCTGTTGCGAGCGCTATTGCGTTTAGCGATGCGAAGCGGACTACCGGCGCTAAGTGGCTCTAGCGACTGAAAAGCGGGAAAATAGCGACTAGGCACGTATTCCGGCGGCAAATTCCGGCGCCGGTGCTGCAACTTCTGCCGGAAACGAGGAAGATGGAAACCGAAGGCTCAAATTGATAGGAAAGAAAGAAGAGATACCTTGTTTTGATGGCGTTCATAGTAGTTTTTCTAGTGCTTTTCTGTAATTTCATGGTTCGTCGTATACAGATTTTGAGTTCTGAGATTTGGAGTCTGACGGCGGAGGTAACAATTGGGAGACGATCCAGCTATTTTAGGTTTAAATTAGTTTGTAgttttacaatttaacccctcAATCTTTCCGTAGTTTACATTTATTCTCTAACTAGTAAATTTTTACGATAAAAAGAGTGAAATTAGTTTGTGCATTTTAACATTTAATCCCCTTTATCTTTACTAGTTTACATTTGGTTCTTAAACTTACAAATCTATGAATATAAAGTATAAATTTAACattataatatatgtatataattataaatagctatatttttatttttaaaattttctactACCTTATCGCTATACACAaaatagcgggcgctatttcgtcgctatcgctacgtagcatataggtcGTCTGTCGCTATTGACcgctattcgctatcgataactatgttatttatatataaaaacaattCTATGAGAGTTATATGGTAACGTATGTCTTATTTTGTTGCAGTCGTTGTCTCTGATATCAAAGTTGACAGATGAGAAGGTAGCAGCTATTAAACAAAATCAGAAGCTCCAACAGGAACTGGTATTTCTTTTGCGTCTTATTTTTATGAGCCATAAGTTTTTAAAGCGTACTTGATCTATCCCAAtttgcaaacgaaccaaacgctaagcgaacagttcatgaaccgttcagcgggaagttcgttttgttcgttcatttaataaataaactggCACGAACAAGAACTTTCTTTTGTTtagttaaataaacgaacatgaacagcggccatgtttgttcatttatgttcgtgaatgtttggtaacatgtttgtttatgttcgatagttcattagggTTTTGTATTTTTATACGTTATTTATATTCTTCAAAATTCCCactaataaaatatttaataaatattagGTATTGTAATATTAGATATCCTATGTGTTAACCTTTTTTGAGAGACTATTTTATGTCGATTTCGTTTATCAACATTATGTCAAGTATGTTTGGATAACTAAGTTAATATATTACGGGTGGATCTACGTAATGTTTCCAATGAAAGATGTTGATTTTATTCATATGTAATATATGTTCGTTTGTgcttgtttgtgttcatgaacgcgTGTTTGTGTTCATTTGCGTTTGTTTGTGCTCGTTACCTAAATGAATGAGCACGAACATAAAAtcccgttcggtaagtgttcatgaacacatttatttccctAACATTTGTTTATGTTCGCTCGGTTCGTTTGCAACCCTAATCCCAATGTTAGATCTCCTTAAATAACGAAGCATAGAATTTTATCTCAAGTCTCTAATTATGATTAATATTATTATAGCATTTCCTGATGTGATAATTAAAAGTATAGTGAAtttcaagaattgtcctttatctttatacccattttcatgCGTTGtcttttatgttcaaaattgacgagttttgtcctttatgttttcatatcatacacgttttgtcctttaggcctaacccagttagttttttcagttaaatttggtcgtatgctttgcacatgaggtcatttttgtcaattcaaatgtaagttcaacggcagatttacagctcaaagcttctgcaacctttgaattgtcaaaaatgccctcatgtgtaAAGCACAttaccaaatttaactgaaaaaactaactgggttaggcctaaaggacaaaacgtgtatgatatgaaaacataaaggacaaaattcgtcaattttgaacataaaggacagcgcctgaaaatgggtataaagataaaggacaatccttgaaattcactcttaaaAGTACATCAAACAAATAATGTTTTATGTTATGAAGTATCTGTTCAGCAATAAACAATGTGTTATATTCTTTTCAATTGAATAGGAACTAATGAGAAGAGAAGTGGTGAAAGCGCGTTCTGGTGGTTATTCGATGTTATTTATGGTGCTGATTGGTATAATAAGTTTTGTGGTCGGGTACCTTATCAAGCAGACGTAGAAGCAGCATCAACGGCAGATATGTGGACTTTCCATTCATTTCGAGGCAAATTCTGGTGCATTTTCCGTAACGATTGTGTTTATTTAGTCTTGTTGTAAGTGTAAAAATTGGTTGAGTACAGTCTTAAATATTAAGTTTGAACTGGTTTCTCTTAATATATGATTGTCAGGTGAAACAGATTTATCTTTGATTTTGGACTGTAATCCATTGCTTATTTCTACTTGAAACAGAGTGCATATCTATAACTGAATACTTGCAGAATCTAGACAACCTAACCGAACAAATAACCGTTAACCATTTTCTAAAAACTGAGTTTTTATATGGTTCAGTTTAGGGATAAGCTCGGTATCGACCGGTACTGGTACtgaaagtgggtaccggtaccgaatatacccggtacggtattggtatttgagggtaaataccggtaccgtaccggatCGGTAccaaaaatgtcaaaagtcggtaccgaaaatgtacccggttcggtaaattcagtaccggtactgggtaccatttgctcatccctagttcAGTTGAGTAAAAACCAAACTGAATCAAACCAAAGCGTACGTACTTCTACGTGCACCACATTTAAAGACATCTTCAATCGACACTAGCAAGTGTTGGTATCACAGTTAACGGGTTCCCAGGACCAATCGGTCCAAGAAGAACGATTATCACACATATACGTAAAATCTCCACAAACATCACGCCACTTCATTTTTAAACGAAAATACAATAACTGAATGTTTGAAACTAGAACTTGAATAACTGTTAGTTGCAACTTGTACGTACGAAACTTGGATACAATAACTGAATGTTTGAAACCCTACTTATACTTGATGAACAGGTGTGTTTGAAAGGGTGTGTCGATTGCATGAAGGGATGTGTCGATCCCCTAGAAACCGTTTGTACGGTTATAACCCTTCACTCGCACCGTTCCATAACAAGCCCAATACTAATACAATATTTAACCCTAATGAACTTATTAGAAACATTTGATGCAGAAAATATAATAATCATATCCTGTATTTATGGGAGAATACATCCATGTAGCCATCTATACCACCACTCATTAAACAATGGTTAAAGTATTCAAACATTTCTTTCACATGCTTCTCCAGGACCATTCCAGTTTGGCCAAACATCCAATCTATGTAACTAGTCTGCCATTAGAAGAAAAATAACATGTTATAATCATCAGCGATATTAAAAACGCTACAAAGTTAGATTTAGTAAGAACCTGAAATCCGATATAATGAGTGCGATGTTCAGGAACTCCTTTTTCCTTCAATTCTTGATAATATTGTTCGACATCAAACAACATTTCGTCTTCTGATGGCAATGAAACCTTTTGTGATAATGCTTGGGCTATCCATCTTGACTGGCACTCAATTATAGTGAATGTAAAGCTCTAAACCAGAAGAATCGGTCGTGTTAAAGTTAGTTATATGAATTTCAACGAAGACGACGATGATAAAAAAAGTTACCATTTCTGGGATTCCGACGAAGGAGAGGTTTGGAGCAAGTTGCGGAGGGAAAACATGTTTGTAGAGGGGTCCGATACGTTTGTCTTGGATGCTTACAATACCATTTGTTTTAAGAAACGGGTAATGTAATTTGTACCTAAAATGTAACACACATATGTTtaagataatatatatatatatatatatatatatatatatatatatatatatatatatatatatatatgattaggatcaaatacaaaggatcctaattgtaagaagtgtaagaaggatttatagagtgacaagtgtccaatatatatattatagggtCATTCAATTCAAAAACAATTACAAGTATGTATTGTTTTAACTATGATAAATAGGGTGGTAATTAAGTTATAACTGTGTCTATTTGTCTCTCCCGCTATATTTGAAATGGCAACTTTGTTACACACCTATGTATATAAGGataagcaactgtgttttgtattggccttttgcccgtttgggtcggagatttgttttaatgaagttttatttaaaaaaaaaacatgtttttgaGTGTTGGAAATAATATAATCCTGGACTTACCCTGTGCAATGGAATATGATATCTGCCTCAACAGAGAGTCCGTCTTGAAATATCACCGTGCCATCACTTTCTATCTTTAGTATCTAAAAGTAAAaatcaaatagttttgggttaaaagtaatttatgaaatacttttgggtgaaaagtataaaaaaaaaatcaatattttttttttttgaaaaaaccccaaagccaaggttagaacaaccatatgcataatctttttttttttttttttttttttttgaaaaaccctcaAAGCATGTTTTAATAATCATAACATATATTgcaaagaataataataataattttcaaATATCTGTGGTTATTAGAGAATTTTAACAAAAATTTGTAAATCGAATTTAGGAGATATATTACAAAGTTACAATATATTACCATGGAGTGTTGCCACATATTGTCGAATTTGTCTGATTTTCCGAGGTTAAAATGTGTAGATCTTGACGACATGTGAACTTCTTTGGCTACCATTGCTATTTCTCGTGATATGTCTATCCCACTTGGTCCATTTCCGATCACCACTACAACCTGCTCATGTTTGAACATCGTATCAAGACGTAAATAATAATTCGAAAAAGTATCATACATAGAATTCCAACTAAAAGTGCTTTTAAACATACTTCTCTAGTCGTCTTTTCGATAACTAATCGGATCTATGACTAACCTGATCTCGAAATGGTTCAGAATCACGATAGTTGTGACTATGCATTTGCCTTTTAGCCCACGTCTCGATACCTGCCTCGGTCGTTATTAGAATTTACAAAATATTGTGTTAACAAGATAAGCCGTAATATAAGTTATAGTTTGGCTTCTGCTGAAAATAAGATTTTATCTAAAAAggtgtaaaaaaaaattcaacacGTGTCTTAAATTTTTAGGCATGGTGTCACACACCGACACCCTATGAGAAAAAACTTTGGTGACAGTATATTAAAAATTTATGACATTTGTACTTTTTAGTCAATCCTGAGTCGACCCAGGATGGTCTCGAGCTCAAGCTCAAAATTCATCAAGGCAGCTTGGCTCAGCTTGAGCTCAAGATAAAGTGAAACGAGCCAATCCATGGGCCGGGCCGAGCTCGGCTCAGATcgtttcaaaattcaaattgagtttttttagctatatttttttgaattttatcgaGCAAGCTACGAGCCGCGAGATTTATGAACAGCCTATAATCCAATCCTATAATTCCGCTATGATGATGTTCAAATGATTAACCTGGAATATCCACTGCGAGTCGAGGTTGTGTGTTATGACCATTGCAAACAACAACCGCATCAAACACCTCTACCAAACTCACCCCATTAGTTTCCGACTCAACCACAAACGAGTTGATGACCGAGTCAACAACCTCCACTCGGGTCACCAAAGTATTGAACCGAATCAACTCAGTGAGTTTAAAATATGTAGCAAAATCTTCCAAGAACTTTAAAACTTCTTGATGCCCGGGGTTTATCCGCGGATCATCGTATAACTTTTCCTCAAATTTGAAGTCACTAAAGCTCATCAGCTGACGTGGAAAATTTGTTCTCAAGGACTTGTAAAGTGATCCATGAACAACATCTCTATTTGGGTCCGATCCAAGTGGATCGGACTCAACCTTTGGATCATAAACCCATGTTCCGCCTAGCCGGTGTGACTTTTCGAACACGATCACTTGGTGTGATTCTCGTTGAAGCTCACGGGCAGCGGTTAGTCCGGCGACACCAGCACCTATAACAGCAACCTTTAAGGAATTTGTCATGGTTGATGGATGGCTCTATGTGAATGAtgttttaataaatatatatatgtattattgGGGAGCtacttgaatcatgtttatggtTTATAAaggttttaattggttgactatGTAATGACTTTTGATTGGTTTATGTTGTTATtagttatattatatataatggTTGATTTTATAAAATGTTGATTTTTTAATATGATGTCCATTGAATCTAGACTTTCATTATTATTTTTAAGTAACACCTactagggctgcaaatgaaccgaacgaacacgaacaagacctttgttaagaaatatatgtgttcgcgaaccgttcacgaacacttatcatacgagattttatgttcgtgttcgtttgttatggaaatgaacttgttcgtgttcgtttgtgtttgtttgttaattttaggcaatgaacaaaaacgaacgttgacacacaaatgagcacaaactaatgtttatgaacacaaatgtaaacaaatgaacacaaacgatcgttcatgaacataatatataatatactgacacttattagatatttaatttatCGGAATTTtgaaagtatttaaataaatataaaaactaaaaacactaatgaactatcgaacactaacgaacacgttaccgaatgttcacgaacataaacgaacgaacacgacctctgttcatgtttgttcatttaactaaatgaacgaaatttcttgttcgtgttcgtttgtttaataaacgaacgaacacaaacgaacttcccgtcgaacggttcacgaactgttcgccgaacgtttggttcgtttgcagccctaacaCCTACTTCATAATAGATGAACATGAATTCATCAAAACATCAAAGGTACTTAAACTTCTACAGTCAAAAATTATAAGTTCCAATTATGCAATGAattgaattaaaaaaaacatgGATTTTTATCTTATTCTATTGAGATTAACTTGTGATTCATGAATCTAAACTTGCAAATCTCCTCAAAAAAATCATCTGCACTGCAATGTCCACTTCTCATTTGAAGAATcttgatcttcatcttctttAACTTGTTAGCAAACTTCACCATCGCCTCAAGCGTACTCATTTTCTGCTCAGCGTTTAACGGTGATCTCACAGTGATCACAACCTCTTCAAGGCTCGGAATCACAAAACTCGAATCCACCTGAAACAAAATattctttattatttttattttgtgatattaaatTACCGATAATCAGCTGAATAAAACTTACATTCTTTAGACTGTTTTTATGGCATAGAGCTGCAAACATTGCACCATGAATGTCGAAAGATGTGAGTTTCGGAtgacttttgaaaaagtcaacaAAATTGATTTCCGGGAAAGGAAGAAGAGCTTCAAAGTCTCCGGTGAATTCGATTTTCATATAAAGATGCTTAACTTCGGTTGCAAATTGAAGCATTTTGCTTATTGCATCCCAACACCATTGAACGCCTCTAATGGATAACGATTCAAGCATCGTGAGCTTACCAAAGTCCACCATGTAAACTCTCcctgcaaaaaaaaaatatgatctGCATTCATATATATAATATCTTTCCATAAATAAATTTAAATTAGGGATGTTTCGATGTGTTCTTCTAAAAGCCTTATTGCAACTTGAAAAATTGAAATAATAATGTTTAAATGTGACTTTTGCTTAAACACACGTAGAAGCGCCCAAGACAGTACCAGGGGTGTTCAACGAATCGAATAACGAATTTTTGAATTAATTTaatcgaattttcgaattttttttacCTGAATTcatattcgattcgaattcgcaTAGAATTTGAATTATTCAATTCGAATTCGTATTTGAATTTTATGCCCGATTAGAAATTCGACCCGTTTCGTATTTGAAAATTGAATTCGAATAAACTCGATTTAATTCAAAATACAAGCTAAGCATCAAATTTGGAAAATAAGACTAATCTTGAATTTTTACCGTCGTTATTAGCAATGGAAAGATTCTTCAAGCAGTTGGTCTCTCGAACCCTGATCCAACTGCACCCTTGAACCTCAAGAGATTCAATCTTCGGAGCCCGTAGTGTGAGCGAGCAACTACCCAAACCGTAAAAATCAAGTTTAGAGTGTTTAAGCTCAAGAAGCTCAATCCAAACATTCCTCAAACCCTCACACTTAAGAAGTACAAGATTAGTAACGTTAGGAGTTGACCGAAGAACCTCGGTCAACACCGCATCCTTCAACTTCGCTCCAACAATCTCAAGAATCGTTAGTTTATGAAACACGTCCCATTTTGGAGCACGAACCATTAACACACCCCAAAGTTTCAAAGACTCCAAGTTTCTTGCAACTTGAACGCATTCGAGTTTAGAAGGGCAGTCgataggggtattttggtctacAAGATCATCCATACGGAGTTCAAGATTTTTTAACGAAGGGCTCACGAGTAATAGCCATGAAGCCAGCCCTATGGCGGTAAACCGACAATAAACTACAAGCTCTTCTAGTCGAGATGTCGATGAGATCATCTTCATCACGATGCCATCGGGAGTTTGACCGTGCGAAAGGTGGTCAAAGATGCTACGAGGGAAGTAAAGGCTCGTAATGTATGGCATCGAGTCTTTAAATTTCTTGGAGACACAATTACAAGATGCCACATCTTTGGCATTGGTTAAGCTTGACAAAATGTATTGGACAACGGCATCCGGTAAGGAGTCCATTTTCTCTGAGAACAATTATCAAACAGTTGGCGGTCAATTCAAATTCGAACGAAATTAACCAATGTATTCTACTTCATAAAGTACAACTAAAGATTAAGTTAAACACAAAATTTCTTAAAGATTTGAAAATACCCATCAAGATTCAATCTTTAGAACCAATCTTGTGTTCAAAGATTTGATCTTTGAAACACCCACTAAAGATTTGATCTTTAAAACAGCAATTAAGTGATTCAAAGCACATGAATAAAGAATCAATCTTTGATACATTTCAATATTATTAATTGATCTGAGAAAAACCCTTTAAAGATTTCAAGATTGTTAATTGTATATCAGAATAAAAGCACATGAATAAAGAATCAGTCTCGGATAAATTTAAGAAGAACAAGCCAACATTTGATCTTGAAATAACAAGCTTTAGCCTTTAAGATTTCAAAATCAAAGGCAATACAACATAAATGAAAACGTTATACATTTTGAGTTTAATAGAAGCTAAATTTAGGTTAAAAAGAATTGGGATTTACCAGCAGTGAAGATTAAAGATGATGAAGCTTGAAGTGAAGAAGCAAGGAAGAATCTAATTCCACAATTCAAATTTCGAAAACTTGAAGATTCATTTTATGGACCAACGGTGCAAAATATCAGATTTGAAAAACTATAATATAATGAATTGtatagagtaaactgtcattttggtccctgcggtttggttacttttgacactttagtccaaaactcaaaatttTGCATCTAGGTCCATGTGGTTTtagttttgttgccattttggtccaaaaatgaaatcaggccatacttgtcttataaaatcctgcaattttgtcattttcctcaggggcaaatcaggtcatatttgtcttataaaatatagtatttatttataaaaaagaaataattattttgcccctgcggaaaatgacaaaataagaggattttataagacaaatatgacctgatttatttttggaccaaaatagcaataaaactgaaaccacaggggcCCAGAAGCAAAacgtttgagttttggactaagtGGCAAAATTAACCAAACACGACCAAATTGGCAGTTTACTCAATTGTATAACTTGTGATACATATTGTGTAAGTTTTAGATGCATAGCCTTTCTGGCATTTATAGTTATAGATGGGAACAAAGTAATTACTTTATAAGAAAAAGGCATAGGCATCCTTCTAGTTACGTAAATTTTCACCAGTAGTCCTTTTTGACCCATGATGTTCAGTTGTTCACTACCAGATACGAACCGAAAAGGCGAAAACACAACATGAAATCTGTGGGTTTTGgatttagtctaaacgggttcggatCAGTTAGGCTAAACTCCCGAATCCGTTTAGCTAAATGAGTCGGGTTTGGGTGAACCCGGTTGAGTTGGTGGGTTGAaattcgggttcgggtttgtCTTGATTTTTGCGtccgggtcgggttgaacccgtcAACCCATGAACACGACTCGTTTAACACCCCTATGTTTAAATGTGAGTTACAACTGATTTTATTTCTACATTAACATAGTTCAAAACCATTTCCAACCGGAAATTATATCGAGATAGagggtaaacgggcaacaagctgcatcgctacccctttttgaatagcaaaactaggTCTTTTAAAAACTACATCCATAGATcgcggggtcataacattactatgcacgatcctttgaactcgactaagtaggtccacagcctctaTTGCAAGGAAACCAAaggta
The Helianthus annuus cultivar XRQ/B chromosome 6, HanXRQr2.0-SUNRISE, whole genome shotgun sequence genome window above contains:
- the LOC110864748 gene encoding vesicle-associated protein 1-3, with the protein product MSTGDYLNLHPSELKFPFELKKQSSCSFQLTNKTDQYIAFKVKTTNPKKYCVRPNNGIVLPRSVCNVTVTMQAQKEAPPDMQCKDKFLLQAVAAPDGATIKDITADMFNKEENKVVEEFKLRVVYIPANPPSPVPEESEEGSSPRAEHGSQNSSGPDVATRSVEPKEKLSKESLSLISKLTDEKVAAIKQNQKLQQELELMRREVVKARSGGYSMLFMVLIGIISFVVGYLIKQT
- the LOC110864747 gene encoding flavin-containing monooxygenase FMO GS-OX5 produces the protein MTNSLKVAVIGAGVAGLTAARELQRESHQVIVFEKSHRLGGTWVYDPKVESDPLGSDPNRDVVHGSLYKSLRTNFPRQLMSFSDFKFEEKLYDDPRINPGHQEVLKFLEDFATYFKLTELIRFNTLVTRVEVVDSVINSFVVESETNGVSLVEVFDAVVVCNGHNTQPRLAVDIPGIETWAKRQMHSHNYRDSEPFRDQVVVVIGNGPSGIDISREIAMVAKEVHMSSRSTHFNLGKSDKFDNMWQHSMILKIESDGTVIFQDGLSVEADIIFHCTGYKLHYPFLKTNGIVSIQDKRIGPLYKHVFPPQLAPNLSFVGIPEMSFTFTIIECQSRWIAQALSQKVSLPSEDEMLFDVEQYYQELKEKGVPEHRTHYIGFQTSYIDWMFGQTGMVLEKHVKEMFEYFNHCLMSGGIDGYMDVFSHKYRI
- the LOC110864746 gene encoding F-box protein At1g10780: MDSLPDAVVQYILSSLTNAKDVASCNCVSKKFKDSMPYITSLYFPRSIFDHLSHGQTPDGIVMKMISSTSRLEELVVYCRFTAIGLASWLLLVSPSLKNLELRMDDLVDQNTPIDCPSKLECVQVARNLESLKLWGVLMVRAPKWDVFHKLTILEIVGAKLKDAVLTEVLRSTPNVTNLVLLKCEGLRNVWIELLELKHSKLDFYGLGSCSLTLRAPKIESLEVQGCSWIRVRETNCLKNLSIANNDGRVYMVDFGKLTMLESLSIRGVQWCWDAISKMLQFATEVKHLYMKIEFTGDFEALLPFPEINFVDFFKSHPKLTSFDIHGAMFAALCHKNSLKNVDSSFVIPSLEEVVITVRSPLNAEQKMSTLEAMVKFANKLKKMKIKILQMRSGHCSADDFFEEICKFRFMNHKLISIE